One region of Desulfobacterales bacterium genomic DNA includes:
- a CDS encoding rhomboid family intramembrane serine protease, with the protein MFPIIGSLIAPIFIGWFKPEMTRFFSYFIHYFAYIFPLFIIFRIIHDWQTKKISFLSCIFHYILPVPGGWVYGTDLNRSEFPWTTAILIIINSIIFLILPDYIVNKFTFLPHGSPAWYENIISIFTSAFLHGNYKHLIGNMIFLWVFGSTLEPRIGTKKFLWSYFICIITSRLIVIFMLMISPFTEFHSLGASGAISGIMGLFIVRCYFANIKIGIPFLFIPFVSISLKFQSVLLVGLFFAKDIAGSVKQFTGVTKIDYWAHVGGYVGGIMLGYFMGLHKKAANESVLVKANRLNNESFNKTKAVELYSDILKEEQDNETALVFFFRKYIEFDEIRAEPYYVRLMQLLLKNNYSKAIELFDEFFPRFIRSVPPDALFRFGIHFYKLGVMSKAKPCFEIASESQGPWQAKSMLYLAQTFEIIGNFEMAQKILSVTITKFPESDFEKEANKKLSALNAMHRQSIL; encoded by the coding sequence TTGTTTCCTATAATAGGTTCTCTCATAGCGCCAATTTTTATCGGATGGTTCAAACCTGAGATGACCCGTTTTTTTTCATATTTTATACATTATTTTGCTTACATATTTCCTTTGTTCATAATCTTTCGAATTATTCATGACTGGCAAACAAAAAAAATTTCTTTTTTAAGCTGTATTTTTCACTATATTCTTCCAGTCCCAGGTGGTTGGGTTTATGGAACTGATCTCAATCGAAGCGAGTTTCCATGGACAACTGCTATTTTGATCATTATTAATTCCATTATTTTTTTAATTCTTCCAGATTATATCGTTAATAAATTCACTTTTCTTCCCCATGGCTCTCCTGCCTGGTATGAAAACATTATTTCAATTTTTACCAGTGCATTTTTACATGGTAATTATAAACATCTTATTGGAAACATGATATTTTTATGGGTATTTGGATCGACACTTGAACCAAGAATAGGTACCAAGAAATTTTTATGGTCATACTTTATTTGTATTATCACCTCAAGATTAATTGTTATATTTATGCTGATGATTTCACCTTTTACCGAGTTTCATTCTTTAGGAGCATCCGGAGCTATTTCTGGAATTATGGGATTATTTATCGTTCGCTGTTATTTTGCAAATATCAAAATCGGTATTCCTTTTCTCTTTATTCCTTTTGTATCTATTTCTTTAAAATTCCAAAGTGTTTTATTAGTCGGTCTTTTTTTTGCAAAAGATATTGCTGGAAGCGTTAAACAGTTTACTGGAGTAACTAAGATTGACTATTGGGCGCATGTCGGAGGATATGTGGGTGGCATTATGTTAGGCTATTTCATGGGATTGCATAAGAAAGCCGCTAATGAATCGGTTCTGGTAAAAGCAAATCGATTAAACAATGAGTCTTTCAATAAAACAAAAGCCGTCGAGCTTTATTCTGATATATTAAAAGAGGAGCAGGATAATGAGACGGCTTTAGTATTTTTTTTCAGGAAATATATCGAATTTGATGAAATTAGGGCGGAACCCTATTATGTCAGATTAATGCAGTTATTATTAAAGAATAATTATTCTAAAGCAATTGAATTATTCGATGAATTTTTTCCACGTTTTATCAGATCAGTGCCTCCAGATGCCCTTTTTCGATTTGGAATTCACTTTTACAAACTGGGAGTTATGTCAAAAGCAAAACCATGCTTTGAAATAGCCTCAGAAAGTCAAGGACCATGGCAGGCAAAGTCTATGTTATATTTAGCACAAACATTTGAGATAATTGGAAACTTTGAAATGGCTCAAAAAATACTTTCAGTTACAATAACAAAATTTCCTGAAAGCGATTTTGAAAAAGAGGCAAATAAAAAATTATCCGCTTTAAATGCAATGCATAGACAGAGTATATTATAG
- a CDS encoding dynamin family protein — translation MYYQNYISSLREEILKIVENYLTPIAIRYNYSDLPLQESIKWLPLVLVIGNYSSGKSTLINEFIGAKVQATGQAPTDDSFTVITGDDTEDEEIENNSNIEIIEERDGKFLLNDPQFPFSTLKKYGQRFSSHFCLKKVNSPLLKNLAIIDTPGMLDSVSERDRGYDYQEVIGDIAEIADLVLVLFDPHKAGTVRELYVSLRNILPSKTFEDRVLFVLNRVDECASLMDLLRVYGTLCWNLSQITGRKDIPSIHLTHVPNSTIKNTNKAENIDSNKNGYLNYLENHRDELKKAILKAPSYHLDKMASFVETHAERLAHFLEALINYQKKYKSFKLKFISTGFFSSLIAGALGVYMQTTSGTGYNQFDLFISAGGTIALIFMLLWMTIVLKLSDSRFKSINLKTIDELTSKKNQQRIDTWDSIKEIVHNYIVTTKGKFSLGRVKKDYTLINGVIEEASKEIREGLRELNNLDPEEEIVYDEESDGKNIKNS, via the coding sequence ATGTATTATCAGAATTATATCAGTTCTCTTCGGGAAGAAATACTTAAAATAGTAGAAAATTATTTAACTCCCATCGCTATTAGATATAACTATAGTGATTTACCTCTTCAAGAAAGTATAAAATGGCTGCCTTTAGTCTTAGTCATAGGTAATTATTCGTCTGGAAAATCGACACTGATTAATGAATTTATTGGCGCTAAAGTTCAAGCTACAGGTCAAGCTCCGACTGATGATTCCTTTACAGTAATAACCGGCGATGATACAGAAGATGAAGAGATTGAAAATAACTCAAACATTGAAATTATTGAAGAAAGGGATGGAAAATTTTTACTTAATGATCCTCAATTTCCATTCAGTACTTTAAAAAAATATGGACAAAGATTTTCGTCTCATTTTTGCCTAAAAAAAGTTAACTCACCATTACTAAAAAACCTTGCAATAATAGATACTCCAGGAATGCTTGACAGTGTTTCTGAAAGAGACAGAGGTTATGATTATCAAGAAGTTATAGGCGATATTGCCGAAATTGCAGACCTTGTTCTTGTGCTGTTCGACCCGCATAAAGCTGGAACTGTAAGAGAATTATATGTGAGCTTAAGAAATATTTTACCGTCAAAAACATTCGAAGACAGAGTTCTTTTTGTTTTAAATAGAGTTGATGAATGTGCATCCCTTATGGATCTTTTACGAGTATATGGAACCCTTTGCTGGAACCTTTCCCAAATAACAGGCAGAAAAGATATTCCTTCAATTCATCTAACACACGTTCCAAATTCAACTATAAAAAATACGAATAAGGCTGAAAATATTGACTCAAATAAGAATGGATACTTAAATTATTTAGAAAACCATCGAGATGAGCTTAAAAAAGCTATTTTAAAAGCTCCATCTTATCACCTTGATAAAATGGCATCATTTGTTGAAACCCATGCAGAAAGACTCGCCCATTTTTTAGAAGCATTAATTAACTACCAAAAAAAATATAAAAGTTTTAAACTAAAATTTATTTCTACTGGCTTTTTTTCAAGTCTTATTGCTGGAGCATTAGGAGTCTATATGCAAACAACAAGCGGAACAGGTTATAATCAATTTGATTTGTTTATCAGTGCTGGAGGAACTATAGCCCTCATATTTATGCTTTTATGGATGACTATAGTTTTAAAATTAAGTGATTCAAGGTTTAAATCAATTAATTTAAAAACAATAGACGAACTGACCTCAAAAAAAAACCAGCAAAGAATTGATACATGGGACTCAATAAAAGAAATTGTTCATAATTATATTGTAACAACTAAAGGAAAATTTTCATTGGGTCGTGTCAAAAAGGATTATACACTAATAAATGGAGTTATTGAAGAAGCTTCAAAGGAAATACGCGAAGGTTTAAGGGAATTAAATAATTTAGACCCTGAAGAAGAAATTGTTTATGATGAAGAATCGGATGGTAAAAATATAAAGAATTCTTAA
- the lhgO gene encoding L-2-hydroxyglutarate oxidase — protein sequence MINTNVIICGSGIVGLTIARELSFNGVDDILIIEKEDFLGKHASGRNSGVLHAGIYYQPLTKRADSCLSGNLMMQAYCLEKGLPLKKTGKVIVACDETEHNTLKELYKRAVKNGADVVIVDEKELSDIEPNAKTCEMAIYSRNTAVVEPQKILLSLFKDIISNKKTKIMFGTKFIGLSKDKKFVLTTKGNIGFNFFINAAGAYSDIVAHSFGIGHNYKLIPFKGIYRKLKKEKSNIVKGNVYPIPNIRNPFLGVHFTRNTHGDVYIGPTAIPGFGRENYGIFKGIDKECFEILLRDANLFLANSKFRNVALTEILKYNFSYFYKDAKKLLKQISPLDIEGSTKVGIRPQLVNIHNNELVMDFLVEKGDRSIHILNSISPAFTSSMYFSKIVVSEFIKSFKL from the coding sequence ATGATAAACACTAATGTTATTATTTGTGGTTCAGGAATAGTTGGCCTTACTATAGCAAGAGAGCTTTCATTTAACGGAGTTGATGATATATTAATAATTGAGAAAGAAGATTTTTTAGGAAAACATGCTTCAGGCAGAAATAGTGGGGTTCTTCATGCCGGGATTTATTATCAGCCTTTAACGAAAAGAGCGGATTCATGTCTTTCTGGCAATCTTATGATGCAAGCGTATTGCCTTGAGAAAGGGCTTCCTCTTAAAAAGACAGGCAAAGTTATTGTCGCTTGTGATGAAACTGAACATAATACATTAAAAGAATTGTATAAACGAGCCGTTAAAAATGGAGCTGATGTTGTAATTGTTGATGAAAAAGAATTATCGGATATTGAACCGAATGCAAAAACATGTGAAATGGCTATTTACTCAAGAAATACAGCTGTAGTTGAACCCCAAAAAATACTTTTAAGCCTTTTTAAGGATATTATTTCCAATAAAAAAACAAAAATAATGTTTGGAACTAAATTTATTGGGCTTTCAAAAGATAAAAAATTCGTACTGACTACAAAAGGTAACATCGGATTTAATTTTTTTATCAATGCTGCTGGAGCCTATAGCGATATAGTTGCCCATTCTTTTGGAATTGGACATAATTATAAGCTCATTCCTTTTAAAGGGATTTATAGAAAATTAAAAAAAGAAAAATCGAATATCGTGAAGGGAAATGTTTATCCTATTCCTAACATAAGAAATCCGTTTTTAGGAGTTCATTTTACTCGAAATACCCATGGAGATGTTTATATTGGGCCTACAGCCATTCCAGGATTCGGAAGGGAAAATTATGGTATTTTTAAAGGAATAGATAAGGAATGTTTTGAAATATTGTTAAGGGATGCTAATTTATTTTTAGCAAACAGCAAATTTCGTAATGTAGCTTTAACAGAAATTTTAAAATATAATTTCTCGTATTTTTATAAAGACGCAAAAAAACTTTTAAAACAGATTTCTCCATTGGATATTGAAGGTTCTACTAAAGTTGGAATAAGGCCTCAACTTGTCAATATACATAATAATGAGCTTGTTATGGATTTTCTCGTAGAAAAAGGGGATAGAAGTATTCATATTTTAAATTCAATTTCACCAGCTTTTACAAGTTCAATGTATTTTTCAAAAATTGTTGTTTCTGAATTTATAAAATCGTTTAAACTATAA
- a CDS encoding class I SAM-dependent methyltransferase, whose amino-acid sequence MADYKTKMKLKYKIVSTVYDNLYGLLENIVFFKDKKNPRLALTHKIPNEDFHILDVCCGTGKSCISIAGNKGIITGIDLSSDMLKFASEKAKKKCIKNIFFYEMDATKMDFDDEKFDIVVTSFGLHEMNYDLMMKVLKEIYRVLKKKGLLYIVDYGKEDGFVMKIIFSMYLKICYPQHVQDFLNYDWKEIFNSVGFRLDYIEKYAISQLICAVKE is encoded by the coding sequence ATGGCTGATTACAAAACTAAAATGAAACTAAAATATAAAATCGTTTCTACAGTGTATGATAATTTATATGGTTTATTGGAAAATATCGTATTTTTTAAGGATAAAAAGAATCCGAGGCTTGCTCTTACTCATAAAATTCCCAATGAAGATTTTCACATTTTAGACGTATGCTGTGGTACAGGAAAATCATGTATATCTATTGCAGGGAATAAAGGAATAATTACTGGAATAGATTTGTCGTCTGATATGCTAAAATTTGCAAGCGAAAAAGCCAAAAAAAAATGTATTAAAAATATTTTTTTTTATGAGATGGACGCGACAAAAATGGATTTTGACGATGAAAAATTTGATATAGTTGTCACATCTTTTGGTTTGCATGAAATGAATTACGATTTAATGATGAAGGTTTTAAAAGAAATATATAGGGTTTTGAAAAAAAAGGGATTGCTATATATTGTAGATTATGGAAAGGAAGACGGCTTTGTTATGAAAATTATTTTTTCCATGTATTTAAAAATTTGCTATCCTCAACATGTGCAGGATTTTTTGAATTATGATTGGAAAGAGATATTTAACAGTGTGGGTTTTAGGCTTGACTATATTGAAAAATATGCAATATCCCAATTAATTTGCGCGGTAAAAGAATAA
- a CDS encoding formate--tetrahydrofolate ligase has translation MPYNAVEMPDWRISEEAEKNMPTPEEWREKLGLEKDEVLPMGRLAKLDFMKIINRLQGRPDGKYIEVTAITPTPLGEGKSTTSLGIMEGLGKRGKNVGGALRQPSGGPTMNVKGTAAGGGNALLIPMTEFSLGLTGDINDIMNAHNLAMVALTSRMQHERNYNDEQLARLSKMRRLDLDPTRIEMGWIIDFCAQALRNINIGMGGRTDGYMMQSKFGIAVGSECMAILAVIKDLADLKQRLNEITVGFDKSGKPVTTGDLEVGNAMCAFMRNTINPTLMSTAEYQPCMVHAGPFANIAVGQSSIIADRIGLKMFDYHVTESGFAADIGFEKFWNVKCRYSGLKPHVSVLTTTIRALKMHGGGPKVSPGIALPEAYTKENLELVEKGTANMIHHINVIRKAGINPVVCINRFHTDTDAEAAIVRKAAEAAGARCAVSEHWGKGGDGALELADAIIDACNEENDFKFLYPLEMKLRDRVGMIAKEVYGADGVSWTPEAEAKAKMLENDPKYADFATMMVKTHLSLTHDPILKGVPKNWTLPIRDILIYSGAKFLCPCAGTISLMPGTGSNPAFRRIDVDTETGKVSGLF, from the coding sequence ATGCCTTACAATGCAGTTGAAATGCCAGATTGGCGAATTTCAGAAGAAGCAGAGAAAAACATGCCTACTCCAGAAGAATGGAGAGAAAAACTTGGCCTTGAAAAAGATGAAGTTCTTCCTATGGGAAGACTTGCAAAACTCGATTTCATGAAGATAATTAATCGTCTTCAAGGCAGACCTGACGGAAAATACATTGAAGTTACAGCTATTACTCCGACTCCACTTGGTGAAGGAAAAAGTACCACTTCATTGGGTATTATGGAAGGTCTTGGAAAAAGAGGTAAAAATGTTGGTGGTGCTTTAAGACAGCCTTCAGGCGGACCAACTATGAACGTAAAAGGAACCGCAGCAGGTGGAGGAAATGCTCTTCTTATTCCTATGACAGAGTTTTCCCTTGGCCTTACTGGGGATATTAATGATATTATGAATGCCCATAACCTTGCAATGGTTGCTCTTACATCAAGAATGCAGCATGAAAGAAACTATAATGATGAGCAGCTTGCAAGATTAAGCAAGATGAGAAGACTTGATTTAGATCCTACAAGAATTGAAATGGGCTGGATTATTGACTTCTGCGCACAAGCTTTAAGAAATATTAATATAGGCATGGGCGGACGTACTGATGGTTATATGATGCAGTCAAAGTTTGGAATCGCTGTAGGTTCTGAATGTATGGCAATTCTTGCTGTTATTAAAGATTTAGCAGATTTAAAACAACGTCTTAATGAGATTACAGTTGGATTTGATAAAAGTGGAAAGCCTGTAACAACAGGAGATCTTGAAGTTGGTAATGCAATGTGTGCATTTATGAGAAATACTATTAATCCTACCCTTATGAGTACCGCTGAATATCAACCATGTATGGTTCATGCAGGACCTTTTGCTAATATCGCTGTAGGTCAATCTTCAATTATTGCTGACAGAATTGGTTTAAAAATGTTTGATTATCACGTTACAGAAAGTGGATTTGCTGCTGATATCGGATTTGAAAAATTCTGGAATGTAAAATGTCGTTATAGCGGATTAAAACCACATGTATCAGTTCTTACTACAACAATCAGAGCTCTTAAAATGCACGGAGGTGGTCCAAAAGTATCTCCTGGTATTGCTCTTCCTGAAGCTTATACAAAGGAAAATCTTGAACTTGTTGAAAAGGGAACAGCTAATATGATTCATCATATTAATGTTATACGTAAAGCTGGGATTAACCCTGTTGTATGTATCAACCGTTTCCATACTGATACCGATGCAGAAGCAGCTATTGTACGAAAAGCTGCAGAAGCTGCTGGTGCTCGTTGTGCTGTTTCTGAACATTGGGGAAAAGGCGGAGATGGAGCATTAGAACTTGCTGATGCAATTATCGATGCATGTAATGAAGAAAATGATTTCAAATTCTTATATCCTCTTGAAATGAAATTACGAGACAGAGTTGGCATGATTGCAAAAGAAGTATATGGAGCAGACGGAGTATCATGGACTCCTGAAGCAGAAGCAAAAGCTAAAATGCTTGAAAATGATCCTAAATATGCTGACTTTGCTACAATGATGGTTAAAACTCATTTAAGTTTGACCCACGATCCTATTTTAAAGGGTGTTCCAAAAAATTGGACTCTTCCTATAAGAGACATATTGATTTATTCAGGTGCAAAATTCCTCTGCCCATGTGCTGGAACAATCAGCCTTATGCCTGGAACTGGTTCAAATCCTGCCTTTAGACGCATTGACGTTGATACTGAAACTGGAAAGGTTAGTGGTCTTTTCTAA
- a CDS encoding caspase family protein translates to MAICRKFLVVSVFLILNLTYSYASDRGIIVQANKERVALVIGNSKYKNSPLTNPENDATDIAKELELCGFDVEYLINASQMKMEAAIRRFGVRLGNKCIGLFFFAGHGIQLNGRNYLIPVDAEIQREVDIKYKAVDVGLVLDEMHNANNGLNIVILDACRNNPFARSFRSTVNGLARIDAPTGTFIAYATEPGSVASDGDGRNSPFTKNLLIQIKEQGLPIEQVMKKVRREVMKETKNSQIPWDASSLTGDFYFYPLTLDSSNNIDFNKTILKPIAIDNFEKEILPDDGSEIWNLPEILVPTEAPSSKTVIKLANAVGDTPADACAKALTIVVRDFFHGKPTDEKYKRSVYRIYCNVVKRMPNGNIIVELSIEFYIKEGS, encoded by the coding sequence ATGGCTATCTGTAGAAAATTTTTAGTTGTATCAGTTTTTTTGATTTTAAATTTAACTTATAGCTATGCCTCAGATAGAGGTATAATTGTTCAGGCGAACAAAGAAAGAGTTGCTTTAGTAATTGGAAATAGCAAATATAAAAATAGTCCTTTAACTAATCCTGAAAATGACGCTACAGATATTGCAAAAGAATTAGAATTGTGTGGATTTGATGTTGAATATTTAATTAATGCGTCTCAAATGAAAATGGAAGCAGCTATCAGAAGGTTTGGGGTCAGGTTAGGAAATAAATGTATTGGATTATTTTTTTTCGCTGGGCATGGAATTCAGCTAAATGGTCGTAATTATCTTATTCCGGTTGATGCTGAAATACAAAGAGAGGTCGATATAAAATATAAGGCTGTAGATGTAGGTCTTGTGTTAGATGAAATGCATAATGCTAACAATGGCCTGAATATTGTAATTCTTGATGCTTGCCGTAATAATCCATTTGCTCGCAGTTTTAGATCTACTGTAAATGGTCTTGCGAGAATTGATGCTCCAACTGGGACTTTTATTGCATATGCTACAGAACCTGGTTCCGTTGCTTCAGACGGTGATGGCAGAAATAGCCCTTTTACAAAAAATTTATTGATTCAAATTAAAGAACAAGGCTTGCCAATTGAACAGGTAATGAAAAAGGTTCGCAGGGAAGTTATGAAAGAAACTAAAAATAGCCAGATTCCTTGGGATGCTTCATCATTGACTGGTGATTTTTATTTTTATCCATTGACATTAGATTCGAGCAATAATATTGATTTCAATAAAACTATACTTAAGCCCATAGCTATTGATAATTTTGAAAAAGAAATTTTACCAGACGATGGATCTGAAATCTGGAACCTTCCGGAAATTTTAGTACCGACGGAAGCTCCGTCTAGTAAAACAGTTATTAAATTAGCTAATGCTGTAGGAGATACCCCAGCTGATGCTTGTGCTAAAGCGCTTACTATCGTGGTTCGCGATTTTTTCCATGGAAAACCTACCGATGAAAAGTATAAACGTTCTGTTTATCGCATTTACTGCAATGTTGTAAAACGCATGCCTAATGGAAATATAATTGTAGAACTTTCAATTGAATTTTATATTAAGGAGGGATCATGA
- the thiC gene encoding phosphomethylpyrimidine synthase ThiC has protein sequence MSTIIDELKQNQIPSFLSNIAESEEIDISVLIRNIISGYTVIPFNKKHKNLSPIAIGKDTTIKINANIGTSPTQCNFDYEIKKLTTAIESGADAVMDLSIAGNTNAFRKNIIENFNITLGTVPIYEAVTGLKSGKELSIQRFLEIIEKQAEEGVDFMTIHAGLLKEHIPYLNNRILGVVSRGGAILVEWMRHHNKENFLYSHFNEILKIAKKYDITMSLGDGLRPGCTSDSNDKAQFGELEVLGELVKACKNENVQVMVEGPGHVPLNLIEENIKKQKTLCNGAPFYVLGPLVIDYGAGYDHITGAIGGALAAYYGADFLCYVTPAEHLRLPTLEDVKEGVIASKIAAAAADLANRKTKAIKRNNDMSIARNNFDWQTQQKLSIDEQKFGKYLEKIHEAQNDTPCSMCGEWCAIKRAKA, from the coding sequence ATGAGCACAATTATTGATGAACTAAAACAAAATCAAATTCCAAGTTTTTTATCAAATATTGCAGAATCAGAAGAGATTGATATTTCCGTTCTTATCAGAAACATAATTTCAGGTTACACTGTAATTCCTTTCAATAAAAAGCATAAAAATCTAAGTCCTATAGCCATTGGCAAGGATACTACTATAAAAATAAATGCGAATATCGGAACATCACCAACTCAATGTAATTTTGATTATGAAATAAAAAAACTTACAACAGCTATTGAAAGCGGAGCCGATGCTGTTATGGATCTGTCCATCGCTGGAAATACAAACGCTTTTCGTAAAAATATTATAGAAAATTTTAATATCACTTTAGGAACAGTTCCTATATATGAAGCAGTTACGGGCTTAAAATCAGGAAAAGAGCTTTCTATTCAAAGATTTTTAGAAATAATCGAAAAACAAGCTGAAGAAGGCGTTGATTTTATGACCATCCATGCTGGTCTTTTAAAAGAGCATATCCCCTATTTAAATAATCGAATACTTGGAGTTGTCAGCAGAGGTGGAGCAATTCTTGTTGAATGGATGAGGCATCACAATAAGGAAAATTTTTTATATTCCCATTTTAACGAAATTTTAAAAATCGCTAAAAAATATGACATTACTATGTCGCTTGGTGACGGGTTAAGACCTGGTTGCACTTCCGATTCAAATGATAAAGCCCAGTTTGGAGAGCTTGAAGTATTAGGCGAACTTGTTAAAGCTTGTAAAAACGAAAATGTCCAAGTAATGGTAGAGGGACCTGGACATGTTCCTCTAAATCTTATTGAAGAAAACATAAAAAAACAAAAAACTCTTTGTAACGGCGCGCCCTTTTATGTGTTAGGCCCACTTGTAATAGATTATGGAGCTGGATACGATCATATTACAGGCGCAATCGGTGGGGCACTTGCCGCTTATTATGGAGCTGACTTCTTGTGTTATGTTACTCCAGCAGAGCATCTTAGGCTTCCAACATTAGAAGATGTAAAAGAAGGAGTAATCGCTTCAAAAATTGCAGCCGCTGCCGCAGATCTCGCAAATAGAAAAACAAAAGCCATAAAACGCAATAATGATATGTCAATAGCAAGAAATAACTTTGATTGGCAAACTCAACAAAAATTATCTATTGATGAACAAAAATTCGGTAAGTACTTAGAAAAAATTCACGAAGCTCAAAATGATACTCCATGTTCAATGTGTGGAGAATGGTGCGCTATAAAAAGAGCTAAAGCTTAA
- a CDS encoding thiazole biosynthesis protein translates to MELNEVVITKAIIDRYYQKLMNSLETDVAIVGGGPAGLIAGYFLAKAGKKVSLYERKLSLGGGMWGGGMMFNEIVIQEDAIHLLKELGIGYKLYQENYYTSDSVEAISTLISKASQAGLTIFNCISIEDVTMRENRVTGLVINWSPVEMAGLHIDPLSISANCIIDATGHAIEVVKVVQRKVPGKLLTPSGQIEGEKSLWADKAEKLTIENTTEVFPGLFVAGMAANAVFGGPRMGPIFGGMLLSGEKIAKKLIEL, encoded by the coding sequence ATGGAACTTAATGAGGTAGTGATAACAAAAGCTATAATTGATCGTTATTATCAAAAATTAATGAATAGTCTTGAAACAGATGTAGCAATAGTTGGTGGTGGCCCTGCTGGACTTATTGCTGGATATTTTCTTGCGAAAGCTGGAAAAAAAGTTTCCCTTTATGAAAGAAAATTAAGTCTTGGTGGAGGAATGTGGGGAGGCGGAATGATGTTCAACGAAATTGTAATTCAGGAAGATGCCATCCACCTATTAAAAGAACTTGGAATAGGATACAAGCTTTATCAAGAAAATTACTATACATCTGATTCTGTTGAAGCAATATCAACATTGATATCCAAAGCTTCTCAGGCTGGTTTGACTATATTTAACTGTATCAGTATCGAAGACGTAACCATGAGGGAAAACCGTGTTACAGGACTCGTAATAAACTGGTCCCCAGTAGAAATGGCTGGACTTCATATTGACCCTCTTTCTATAAGTGCAAATTGTATTATTGATGCAACAGGTCATGCTATTGAAGTCGTAAAAGTAGTTCAAAGAAAGGTTCCAGGAAAGCTCTTAACCCCATCTGGACAAATAGAAGGTGAAAAATCTTTATGGGCAGATAAAGCTGAAAAATTAACTATCGAAAATACAACAGAAGTATTTCCAGGCCTTTTTGTAGCTGGTATGGCTGCTAATGCTGTATTTGGAGGACCAAGAATGGGACCTATTTTTGGAGGTATGCTTCTTTCCGGCGAAAAAATTGCTAAAAAACTCATAGAACTTTAA
- the thiE gene encoding thiamine phosphate synthase has protein sequence MKNKKNFFYNTKNKIYCFADNLKTAELLLKGGAKIIQFREKTLDDNIFFNTAVNILSLVKKYDDTILIINDRVNIAIEIGADGVHIGQEDESFDTAIQRVPKDMIVGVSAKTIEQAIKAENTGATYLGCGAIFPSSTKKNSSVIGIDGLKNIIKAVKIPVVAIGGININNIGMLINTGAKYFAVISGINNSQDIPQALNNFIKLTRGE, from the coding sequence ATGAAAAATAAAAAAAATTTTTTTTATAATACAAAAAACAAAATTTATTGCTTCGCTGACAATCTAAAGACAGCAGAACTTCTTCTTAAAGGTGGAGCAAAAATTATCCAGTTTCGGGAAAAAACGTTAGACGATAACATCTTTTTTAATACTGCTGTAAATATCCTTTCATTAGTTAAAAAATATGATGACACGATTCTAATAATTAATGATAGAGTCAACATAGCAATTGAAATAGGCGCTGACGGTGTCCATATAGGTCAAGAAGATGAAAGCTTTGACACAGCCATACAAAGAGTTCCTAAAGATATGATAGTTGGCGTTAGTGCAAAAACCATAGAACAAGCTATTAAGGCTGAAAATACTGGGGCTACATATCTTGGATGCGGAGCAATATTTCCATCTTCCACAAAAAAAAATTCAAGTGTTATCGGTATAGATGGACTTAAAAATATTATAAAAGCTGTTAAAATCCCTGTTGTAGCAATAGGAGGAATTAATATTAACAATATAGGTATGCTTATTAATACTGGTGCAAAATATTTTGCGGTGATATCAGGAATAAATAATTCTCAAGATATTCCGCAGGCTTTAAATAACTTTATTAAATTAACGAGAGGTGAATAA